AAGATGAAGCATGCGACGATGGAACTCGGCGGCAAGTCGCCGCTGATCGTGTTCGACGATGCCGATCTCGAAAACGCCATCGGCGGCGCCATGCTCGGCAATTTCTATTCGACCGGGCAGATCTGCTCCAACGGCACGCGTGTTTTCGTACAAAGCGGCATCCATGACCGCTTCGTCGACCGGCTTGTCGAGCGGACGAAAAAGATCCGCATCGGCGATCCGCTCGATCCTGAGACGCAGATGGGGCCGCTGGTCAACAAGGCGCAGCAGGAGAAGGTCGTTTCCTACATCGCGGCCGGCAGGCAGGATGGAGCAACGCTCGCCTGCGGTGGCAACGTGCCGTCGCTGCAAGGGTTCGATGGCGGCTTCTTTGTCGAGCCGACGGTGTTCACCGGTGTCACCGACACAATGCGCATTGCGCGCGAGGAGATTTTCGGGCCGGTGATGAGCGTGCTGAAGTTCGACGGCGAGGACGAGGTGATCGACCGCGCCAACGACACCGAATTCGGCCTCGCCGCCGGCGTCTTCACCCGCGACCTGCAGCGCGCTCATAGGGTGATCGCCGAACTGCAGGCCGGCACCTGCTGGATAAACGCCTACAATCTGACGCCGGTGGAAATTCCGTTTGGCGGGGTGAAGCAATCCGGCATTGGGCGCGAGAACTCGCTGGCGGCTTTAGCGCTCTATTCGCAGCTGAAGGCGGTGTATGTCGAGACCGGGGATGTAGCGAGCCCGTATTGAGGGTTGAAAGCGAAGTGACAGCTGATCTCCCCCCTTGCGGGGGAGATGGCCGGCAGGCCAGAGGGGGGTGTGACGGATCGCCACCTTTGGTCTGATCTTCGAGTAGCTGAGACGTCGGCGGGACAGCACCCCCCTCTGCCTTGCCAGGCATCTCCCCCGCAAGGGGGGAGATTGGCAGCTCCAACGCCTCACCCCTTCTGCGCCGTGCCGTCCAGATACTGCGTCAGCGCGCAGACCAGATGATAGAAGATGCTGGCCGGCACGTCCGATGCCAAGGAGCGGCCGCGTTCGTCGATGCGGTCGATCCACAGGCCGAGCGGCGCCGGGTCGATGTGCCAGCGGAATAGCCGGCCGACGCGCGCCTCGATTTCGGGCTTGAGGTCGGGACCGCCCGAGCCATCCAGCGCAATCGCCGCCTTGATCGCTTCCGCCTGCGGCCAGCTGCGCGATACGAGGTCGAGCGGCAGGCCCTGCCGGGAGACCGCACCGTAGGCAAGGCCGGTGGCGCGGTTGAGGCCGTTGGCGATAGCCGAGGCGTAGAGCTTGCGGGCAAAATTGCTCAACTCGCCCTGGCCGCTGCGGGCGACGAAATCGGTGAGCAGCGAGGCCCATTCGAAATGATGGCCGGGCTCGGTCCATGTGCCCTTCTCGCCGGCGGCCGGCTTCCACCCGGCGTCGAAATATTCGCCCAGCGTCCAGCTCTCGGCATCGAAGAAATGACTGCGGAAAAGGTCGATGATGCGCGCGGCGCGGCGCAGATAGGTGCGGTCGCCGGTCGCCTTATACCAGGCGAGGAAGGCCTCGAGCAGATGCATATGCGGGTTGGAGCGCCGCTCGCCCTCGCCATCGGATGTCTCGAGAAAGCCGGTCATGCGGCTGTCCTCGAGATGCGCGTCGAGGAACACGAAGGTCTCCTGGCCCAGCCGCAGCGCATCCGGATCGCCGCACATATGCGCATGCGCCAGCGCCAGCAGCACGCAGGAATGGTCGTAGGCATCCTCGGTTGGGTCGGCGACGGAGCCGTCGACATTGAGCGTGCGCACCCAGCCGCCCCGGTCCGTGCGGCCCTTGCCGGCCATGAAGGCGATGCCATGGGAGATCAGGCGATCGGCTGGACCGTCCCAGCCGCGGGCCTTGGCAACGGCGAAGGCGTAGACTTGCCTCGCCGTCGTGCGCATGCGCTTGGGCTTCAACAGCGCCTCGCCGTCGAAGCCGAGCGCCTCGTGGAAACCGCCATGACGCTCATCGACGCCTGAAGTCGACCACAGCGGCAAGGTCTCCTCGAACAGCCAGTGATGCACGCGCCGACGCCAGGCGCCGCTCTCGAGGACGCGGTCGTGTGCCGGCGTAAACCTGGTTTCCAGCCGTCCCGATTTCTCCAGCTGCTCGACGATCTTCTTGACGTGCTGGCTGTGACTGACCGGGGCAACGAAGGTGGCGTCCGCGGTCGAGACGATGGCGACATCCTTCATGCCGATCGCCGACAAAAGCCGGCCGTCGCTGCGGATGTAGGAGTTCTCGCAATCGATGGCGACGACATCGCCGACGACGACATTGCCCTTGGCGTCGGCAGGGCCGACATCAAGCAGCGACTGCCAGGAGCCGAGGTCGTTCCAGCGGAAGCCGGCCGGCACCATCGCGATGTCCTTGGCCCGTTCCATGATGGCGTAGTCGATCGAGTTCGACGGGATGGCGGCGTAGAGGTCGAGCGGCATATAGAGACCGGACAGGTCGCTCGTTGCGGCCTTGTAGGCGGTTTCGGTGGCCTGCCAGATGTCGGGTTGGAAGGTGGCGAAGGCGTCGCGCATGGCGCCGGCGCGAAACAGGAAAATGCCGGTGTTCCAGTAGAAGGTGCCCGCACTGAGATAGCTCTGCGCGGTGGCGAGGTCGGGCTTTTCGACGAAGCGCGACACGTCGAAGACGCCGCCGCTTTCGGCTGCGACTTCGATATACCCATAGCCGGTCTCGGGCTGCGCCGGCTTGATGCCGAACACCACCAGACGGCCGGCAAGCGCTGTCTGGCTGCCCGCCTCGACGCTCTGCCAGAACTGATTGGGCGTGGCGATTTCATGGTCTGACGGCACCACCAGCACCAGGCTGTCGCCGAACTCCGACAATGTGCGCAGCGCGGCCAGCGCCACGGCGGCAGCCGTGTTGCGCCCGGTCGGCTCGAACAGCGGGCCACCGCCGGCGAGGTCGAGGCCGGCAAGGTCGGCATGCACGCGCTCGGCATGGCGCTCGGCGGCGATCAGGAAGATCGGCGTTTCGCCCTCCGGCCGCGCCGTCAGCCGGCGCAGTGTCTTGGCCAGCATCGAGCCGTCGCCGGAAAGATCGTGGAACTGTTTCGGGTTGTCCTCGCGCGACAGCGGCCACAGCCGCGAACCGACACCGCCGCTCATGACAAAACTGACGATGCGCTCGGTCATGAAAGGTCCAATCAGAACGTCTGGTTGTAAGCGCCGACTTCGGGGCTGCGGCGCAGCACGGCGTCGACCGCCTCGAACATCTGCCGGCGGCGGTCGGACGATACCGGGCTTTCGACAACCACGACAAGCTCCGGCTTGTTCGACGACGCCCGTACCAGGCCCCAGGTGCCATCTTCGGCCACGATGCGCACGCCGTTGACGGTGATCAGGTCAGCGATCTTCTGGCCGGCAAAAGCCTTGCCGGCGCGCTGCATCGCCTGGAAGTCCGCCACCACCTGATCGACCACGCCGTATTTCACGTCATCGGCGCAATGCGGCGACATGGTCGGCGTGCCGAAGGTCAGCGGCAGCGCGCGATAGAGATCGGCCATCGAACTTGTGGGGTTGCGGACGAGCATCTCACATATGGCTATTGCCGTGATGAGACCGTCATCATAGCCGCGGCCGATCGGCGGATTGAAGAAGAAATGGCCCGACTTCTCGAAGCCGGCGACGGCGCCAAGCTCGGCGACGCGGCGCTTGATATAGGAATGGCCGGTCTTCCAATAATCGGTGACGGCGCCATTGGCTTGGAGCACGCTGTCAGTGTTGAACAGACCGGTCGACTTGACGTCGACGACGAAGGTCGAGCCGGGATATTGGGTTGATATGTCCCGCGCGAGCATGACGCCGACCTTGTCGGCAAAAATCTCGTTGCCCTCATTGTCGACCACGCCGCAACGGTCGCCGTCGCCATCGAAACCCAGGCCGACATGGGCACCTGTTTCCAGCACTTTGTCCCTGATGGCATGCAGCATCTGCATGTCTTCCGGGTTCGGGTTATAGCGCGGAAAACTGTGGTCGAGCTCGACATCGAGCGGGATCACCTCGCAACCGATGCGCTCCAGCGCCTGTGGCGCGAAGGCGCCGGCAGTGCCGTTGCCGCAAGCGGCCACAACCCTGAGCTTGCGCGCGATGTGCTTGTCCTGGGTCAGGTCGTCGAGATAGGTCTCGCGAAAACCGGCGACGAATTCGTAAGAGCCGCCGCCGGCAAGATCGAAGTCGCTCGACAGCACGATCTGTTTCAGTGCGCTCATCTCCTCCGGTCCGAAGGTGAGCGGCCTCGCCGCACCCATCTTGACTCCGGTCCAGCCATTCTCGTTGTGCGACGCCGTGACCATGGCGACGGATGGCACGTCGAGCGCGAATTGGGCGAAATAGGCCATGGGCGACAGCGCCAGGCCAATGTCTTTCACCTTTGCGCCCGCAGCCATCAGGCCGGAAACCAGCGCCAGCTTGATGGCAAGCGAATAGGAACGGAAATCATGCCCGGTGACGATGTCGGGACCCGCGCCAAGACGGCGGATCAAAGTGCCCAGGCCCATGCCCAACGCCTGGACGCCGATCAGGTTCAGGTCCGGCGGTTGCGTCGAACCGGCATGGCCAAACCACCAGCGCGCGTCGTATTCGCGAAAGCCGGACGCCTTGATCAGCGCTTCGGTTTCGAAT
This region of Mesorhizobium sp. C432A genomic DNA includes:
- the betB gene encoding betaine-aldehyde dehydrogenase — its product is MRAQPTASHYVNGRYIEDEGGAPLPVIYPATGEVIATLHSATPNVLELAIEAARAAQPAWARMKPVERGRILRRAADILRARNADLARIETLDTGKAIQETLVADALSAADCLEYFGGAVAAFNGDAIDLGGPFAYTRREALGVCVGIGAWNYPIQIAGWKSAPALAMGNAMVFKPSENTPLSALALAEIYSEAGLPDGLFNVVQGYGDVGAGLVGHDVVAKVSVTGSVPTGRKVLSLAGSKMKHATMELGGKSPLIVFDDADLENAIGGAMLGNFYSTGQICSNGTRVFVQSGIHDRFVDRLVERTKKIRIGDPLDPETQMGPLVNKAQQEKVVSYIAAGRQDGATLACGGNVPSLQGFDGGFFVEPTVFTGVTDTMRIAREEIFGPVMSVLKFDGEDEVIDRANDTEFGLAAGVFTRDLQRAHRVIAELQAGTCWINAYNLTPVEIPFGGVKQSGIGRENSLAALALYSQLKAVYVETGDVASPY
- a CDS encoding mannose-1-phosphate guanylyltransferase/mannose-6-phosphate isomerase codes for the protein MTERIVSFVMSGGVGSRLWPLSREDNPKQFHDLSGDGSMLAKTLRRLTARPEGETPIFLIAAERHAERVHADLAGLDLAGGGPLFEPTGRNTAAAVALAALRTLSEFGDSLVLVVPSDHEIATPNQFWQSVEAGSQTALAGRLVVFGIKPAQPETGYGYIEVAAESGGVFDVSRFVEKPDLATAQSYLSAGTFYWNTGIFLFRAGAMRDAFATFQPDIWQATETAYKAATSDLSGLYMPLDLYAAIPSNSIDYAIMERAKDIAMVPAGFRWNDLGSWQSLLDVGPADAKGNVVVGDVVAIDCENSYIRSDGRLLSAIGMKDVAIVSTADATFVAPVSHSQHVKKIVEQLEKSGRLETRFTPAHDRVLESGAWRRRVHHWLFEETLPLWSTSGVDERHGGFHEALGFDGEALLKPKRMRTTARQVYAFAVAKARGWDGPADRLISHGIAFMAGKGRTDRGGWVRTLNVDGSVADPTEDAYDHSCVLLALAHAHMCGDPDALRLGQETFVFLDAHLEDSRMTGFLETSDGEGERRSNPHMHLLEAFLAWYKATGDRTYLRRAARIIDLFRSHFFDAESWTLGEYFDAGWKPAAGEKGTWTEPGHHFEWASLLTDFVARSGQGELSNFARKLYASAIANGLNRATGLAYGAVSRQGLPLDLVSRSWPQAEAIKAAIALDGSGGPDLKPEIEARVGRLFRWHIDPAPLGLWIDRIDERGRSLASDVPASIFYHLVCALTQYLDGTAQKG
- a CDS encoding phosphomannomutase/phosphoglucomutase, giving the protein MPLKIVGDARPNSFEFETEALIKASGFREYDARWWFGHAGSTQPPDLNLIGVQALGMGLGTLIRRLGAGPDIVTGHDFRSYSLAIKLALVSGLMAAGAKVKDIGLALSPMAYFAQFALDVPSVAMVTASHNENGWTGVKMGAARPLTFGPEEMSALKQIVLSSDFDLAGGGSYEFVAGFRETYLDDLTQDKHIARKLRVVAACGNGTAGAFAPQALERIGCEVIPLDVELDHSFPRYNPNPEDMQMLHAIRDKVLETGAHVGLGFDGDGDRCGVVDNEGNEIFADKVGVMLARDISTQYPGSTFVVDVKSTGLFNTDSVLQANGAVTDYWKTGHSYIKRRVAELGAVAGFEKSGHFFFNPPIGRGYDDGLITAIAICEMLVRNPTSSMADLYRALPLTFGTPTMSPHCADDVKYGVVDQVVADFQAMQRAGKAFAGQKIADLITVNGVRIVAEDGTWGLVRASSNKPELVVVVESPVSSDRRRQMFEAVDAVLRRSPEVGAYNQTF